The Gemmatimonadota bacterium genome includes a region encoding these proteins:
- a CDS encoding PEGA domain-containing protein, with protein sequence MRPTPPQIGMDVVIDSDPSGAAIVLDGVDTGEFTPATLSGLTAETHSVEMFVDSNGIRYEVSAAFAPSLDSVISFSAPLGFRCFVAPCGGVAHTAGDLLFGSMANGSLIFTGSDDELFWPAATPNTYAATGAPMFAAIDSNGDTLALGPYDGAILYGRPAREIIETPFRLRQSTWILPPVSETQFASARGVRIDEEVIGGSEAPDGLLIRLTFTNVTDRTSYALADPGAAGGLTFNDAYIGFALDADVGISEDDLVGYDADPGRRSVYVYDSAFSEASFSAEWQARPGLIGMRIAELPAGTSVRMNAWPRDLDWKVTGIRRIEVGGNTFDLERTGYPWVSATGARDTIMDEAIGVQPTLPDDYRIVVSAGPLTLAPGQSASVGVLLAIAEPSPGTFASGTVVPPGDPTDEARPLFAVAAALRDAFLQAEALLAR encoded by the coding sequence GTGCGCCCCACCCCGCCGCAGATCGGCATGGACGTGGTGATCGATTCCGATCCCAGCGGCGCGGCCATCGTGCTGGACGGTGTGGACACCGGCGAGTTCACGCCCGCCACGCTGTCGGGTCTCACCGCGGAAACGCACTCGGTGGAGATGTTCGTGGACTCGAACGGCATCCGCTACGAGGTCAGCGCCGCGTTCGCGCCGTCGCTGGACTCCGTCATCAGCTTCTCCGCGCCTCTGGGCTTCCGCTGCTTCGTCGCTCCCTGCGGGGGCGTCGCGCACACCGCAGGCGACCTCCTCTTCGGCTCCATGGCGAACGGGTCGCTGATCTTCACCGGCTCCGACGACGAGCTGTTCTGGCCGGCCGCGACGCCGAATACGTACGCGGCGACCGGCGCGCCCATGTTCGCGGCGATCGACTCCAACGGGGACACCCTCGCGCTGGGCCCGTACGACGGCGCCATCCTGTACGGGCGGCCGGCGCGCGAGATCATCGAGACGCCGTTCCGGCTGCGCCAGTCCACGTGGATCCTGCCGCCGGTCTCCGAAACCCAGTTCGCCAGCGCGCGCGGGGTCCGCATCGATGAGGAGGTCATCGGCGGATCGGAGGCGCCGGACGGGCTGCTGATTCGCCTGACCTTCACCAACGTGACCGACCGGACCTCGTACGCCCTGGCGGATCCGGGCGCGGCGGGCGGATTGACTTTCAACGACGCCTACATCGGCTTCGCGCTGGACGCGGACGTGGGCATCTCGGAGGACGACCTCGTGGGCTACGACGCCGACCCGGGCCGGCGGTCGGTCTACGTGTACGACTCGGCGTTCTCCGAGGCGTCGTTTTCCGCCGAATGGCAGGCGCGCCCGGGCCTGATCGGCATGCGTATCGCCGAGTTGCCGGCGGGCACGTCCGTGCGCATGAACGCGTGGCCGCGAGACCTGGACTGGAAGGTCACCGGGATACGCCGAATCGAGGTGGGCGGCAACACCTTCGATCTGGAGCGGACGGGCTACCCCTGGGTGAGCGCGACGGGGGCGCGGGATACGATCATGGACGAGGCGATCGGCGTCCAACCCACGCTGCCCGACGACTACCGGATCGTCGTTTCGGCGGGTCCGCTAACGCTGGCTCCGGGCCAATCCGCCTCCGTGGGGGTGCTTCTGGCCATAGCGGAGCCCTCGCCTGGCACGTTCGCTTCCGGGACCGTGGTACCGCCCGGGGACCCCACCGACGAGGCCCGGCCGCTGTTCGCCGTCGCCGCAGCTCTGCGCGACGCTTTCCTGCAGGCGGAGGCGTTGCTGGCGCGCTGA
- a CDS encoding metal-sensitive transcriptional regulator, with protein sequence MTTHRHAVAVDPEIRKTATDRLRRIEGQVRGLQKMVDEGRYCADILVQVSAVHEALRGVGKLLMGNHLRHCVTHALRGEDDDEAERTYAEVLDLMYRHAR encoded by the coding sequence ATGACTACGCACCGACACGCCGTGGCCGTGGATCCCGAGATCCGCAAGACCGCCACCGACAGGCTTCGTCGCATCGAAGGGCAGGTGAGAGGCCTGCAGAAGATGGTCGATGAAGGCCGCTACTGCGCCGACATCCTCGTCCAGGTATCGGCGGTCCACGAGGCGCTGCGCGGAGTGGGCAAGCTGCTAATGGGCAACCACCTCCGGCACTGCGTCACGCACGCGCTTCGGGGCGAGGACGACGACGAGGCCGAGCGAACCTACGCCGAGGTCCTGGACCTCATGTACCGCCATGCCCGCTGA